Genomic DNA from Callospermophilus lateralis isolate mCalLat2 chromosome 11, mCalLat2.hap1, whole genome shotgun sequence:
GGAGGGGGTGCTGTGTGTCGTGGGGTTGGGAAGGGAAGACCAGGAGGAGTCTGGGCgccccagggctggggctgggtggGGTGAACATCTGACCTTCCAAAGGTTCACTGATGCCCTGGTTACCATCCGGAACCGGCACAATGACGTGGTGCCCACCATGGCCCAGGGCGTGCTGGAGTACAAGGACACCTACGGCGATGACCCGGTCTCCAACCAGAACATCCAGTACTTCCTGGACCGCTTCTACCTCAGCCGCATCTCCATCCGCATGCTCATCAACCAGCACAGTGAGCCCAGCTGCGGGGAaggtgggggtgggaggagggggCAGCCCCTGGGCTAGACCCCCAGCACCGAATTAAAATAAACAGATTGTTGTTTAGAGTTTCTTTGTCCAGGAGGGTTCGCTGTGATTGTTGACAGGTCATAGCCATCATAAATTCAAAGAGTTTCTCAACTAATTTCCAAAATCAAGATGGGGAAAGCCATAAAGGACAGCTGTAAGGTGGGATGGATGTGGGGAGAGACTTCTGGAAAGAAGCATGCTTCAGGCCTGCAGAGATCCCAGGTGGCCTGAGCCAGGGGTGCAGCTAGGGTTGAGGGCACTTTAGGATCAGAGCCCCTAGGAGGTTGGAGAAGGGTGGATTCTGGGATGGCCCTGGGAAGAGGGGACCCAGGGACAGGCTCTAGGCCCAGCCAGCTGCACCTTCTCTCCCATCCATAGCCCTCATCTTTGATGGCAGCACCAACCCTGCCCACCCCAAACACATCGGCAGCATCGACCCCAACTGCAAGGTGTCTGACGTGGTGAAAGGTGAGCCTCCCTGGGCCTGGCCTGCAGGAGACTCAGGGACCACTCTAAGTCCACCTGCCAGGGGTGACCCATTCCCGATGGGTAGGGGCACAATCCTCATGAAGGTAATGTTGGTGATGCCCTGTCCACGCCAGGGGGACTGCCTGCTATGTGAGCCACCCATACCCCGAATGACCCCCATCTTCTTGCAGATGCCTACGACATGGCCAAGCTCCTCTGTGACAAGTATTACATGGCCTCACCTGACCTGGAGATCCAGGAGGTCAACGGTGAGCAAGTGAGGCTGTGCGGGTGACTCTGGGAGGGCGGGGCAGGGGAGAGCCCGGTGAGGGGGGCAGCCGGACGGGGGTGCTGCTTTCCAGGCAGGGGAGAAGCAGGGATGCttttaggatttttttatttgatgGCGACTATTTcaatatttgataaatatttattgcaAGCAAGACAGACAAGGTCCCTGTTCTCATTGGGGAGCTTATATTCTGGGTGCTGGGGAGGTTGGGGGATGGGGCCAACAAACACATAAACAAGATGATTTCAAATGGATAGGAAGGAAATCAGGCGGACTAGCAGGAGGGCAATGGGGGAGCCAAGTTGGAGGTGGGCCGTCAGTCTGGCTGCCTTTCCAGAATCCAAATCCCAGTGGCTAAATTAAGAGAGAGGTTTCCCTCTGGCCCGCCTCTGGGTGGCAGGGTATTTGGAGCTGGCTCCCCACCCCCAGTCTCAGGAGGACAGGGAAGGCTGGGCTTCCGTGAGTCACTGGCTCCCTCCAGCTCAAGGGAGGCTGGGGATGTCTCTAGCGGGGCAGCCATTGCCCAGTTACAGCTTGGAAGGGGTGGCTGTTACCCAAAGAAGAGGGGGCCAGGAGGGCTGCAGAGCCTGTCTGGAGGAGGGTGGGAAGGTTACTCCAGGCTGTGTCCTGACCTTGCTCTGACTCCCTACAGCTGCCAACTCCACCCAGCCCATTCACATGGTCTACGTCCCCTCCCACCTCTACCACATGCTCTTTGAACTCTTCAAGGTGAGGAGGCTGGGGACCCCCATTCACAGGGCTCCTATTAGGTCTGGCTTCTCTCACTCAGCTCAGCCCtcattccctccccctccccagaaTGCCATGCGAGCCACAGTGGAGAGCCACGAATCCAGCCTCGTTCTCCCCCCTATCAAGGTTATGGTGGCCTTGGGTGAGGAAGATCTGTCCATCAAAGTAGGTGGCCCTTGTGGGTGGGGAAGACCATGGAAGGGTCAGGGTGGTGGTGGGGTGGAAAACTAAGCTTTGGAGGGCTCCTGACATGTCCCCTTGGCCCCAGATGAGTGACCGGGGTGGAGGTGTCCCCTTGAGGAAGATTGAGCGACTCTTCAGCTACATGTATTCCACAGCACCCACCCCCCAGCCCGGCACTGGGGGCACCCCGCTGGTAAGATGGCTTCATCCAGGCCCCTCGCGCTCCTGGGGGATGCCCGCCTCTTCCACCTCTCTCCCTCTTGCTTCCCTGTCTCCCAGTGATGCTGTACCCTCCGTGGCGGTGTGTAGTGACAGTTCCCTCTCCTGAGTCTGGGCCTCCTGGTCCCCTCATCTCTCCCTTTCCTGCACAGGTCCACCTCTGCTGAGGGTCGTCTGTCTGCCTGTCACCTTTCCTcggtcctccctccctctccccacagTTACTACCTTTCTCATGACCTTGTTTGGCTGTCCAGTGCCTCCCTGCCCACTCCTAGGGGGAGCCCTGTGACCTCCTGCCTGCCTGGCCTCCTCCATCCCACACCCCCGTCTGACTTCAGAGGCTTCTCTTTTCCatgccccctcctcctcccagtTCTGGAAGCCCCTGCATGGCCCCAGCCCAGCAGCCTACTCACTTGTCAGCCCCTGTGGCCCCAggaccagccccagccccctcacTGCTGCCTTCTTGCTCCCTGCAGGCTGGCTTTGGCTATGGGCTCCCCATTTCCCGCCTCTATGCCAAGTACTTCCAGGGGGACTTGCAGCTCTTCTCCATGGAAGGCTTTGGGACTGATGCTGTCATCTATCTCAAGGTGAGGCCCTGCCCACTGAGTCCCCTGAGAAGGGTTTTCTAGGCAGGCAGGGCCGCTGTGAGGTTTCCCATCcacccctccctcctttcccGGATCTAGACTCAGAATCAGCAGAGGTACAGCCCCCAGCTTGGGAGGGAATTTCAATCTGTGGCCCATGATTAAGACCCCTCTTTCAGGGACCTTTGACCTTTTAGACCTAGAAAGAAAGGGGACTGTGGAAGTCTTGTTATCCAGCTCAGAGGGTGAGACTGAGGACCCAACCTGGTGACCTTAATCAGGTCACAGCCCACCCTCCTCCCTCTTTCCCCCTGACCTTTGAGGGAGCAGCTTTCTTGAATGGGCAGGAGCAGGACACAGGAGGGAACAGACCCTTCCATTGCCCTTCTGAGCAGGGTAGTGTCTCAACCAGTGGCTGGTGGCTGGGCTGACTTGTGGTGGGACATGCGGCTCAGGGACCAGCACAGCCACCTGGGGAAGGGTGGTTTATTGGGGAGTGGGCAAGTCTCAGGGAGGTGCGAGGCTCACCCTGTGCTCCGCAGGCCCTGTCCACAGACTCAGTGGAGCGCCTGCCCGTCTACAACAAGTCAGCCTGGCGCCACTACCAGACCATCCAGGAGGCCGGCGACTGGTGTGTGCCCAGCACAGAGCCCAAGAACACGTCCACCTACCGGGTCAGCTAGGGGCCGCCCTCCCCCTATAGTCAAGAGACAGACTGCTGCCTCGGGGTCTGGCCACCAAGGCGACCCTCTCCGTCACCCAGGAAGTTGGGTGGGGGTGGTTCTCCCTGATGactagttctatctctgtggaagTCACTGCAGTGACTGGTTTGTGGTGGTCCTTAAGTGCCAATCTGTCTCCGTGGAGACACCTGGGTGGTCTCCCTGGGTCCCAGTCTCCATGGGTGATGCCTGAGGATTGGGGATGATCCACCCCGATGGGTTGCCCTAGAGACACTTTCCCACGGTGGTCCTGAGACCAGGACTATCACTCTTCTGCCAGGGGTCCTGGGTCCCCCTCATGCCCACCATAGCCCTGGACTTCCTCCTGCCTTACTCCCCACCACTTACAGGCATACTGCCCTGGTCCATCGTCAGTGTTAGGAAGGGGCCAGGTGCCCCCAGGCCTGGTGGGGGGAGTGGAAGGGAGAGGATGCACCTCTGACCCTTGTCAGGGTCTTGCTCCGACACCTCTCCCTCCACTCTGGGCATCAAGGTAGAAGTCGGCAGGCGGGGAGTAGGGAATGGTTCTCAGCCCAGGTctatcccaaaagtagaggaacCTGGGGAAACCTCGAGGTCGCTTGCCCTGCCAGGGAGCCTCAGGTGACCTTGGCAAGGTTGTGCCACCCTCCCCAGCATGTCCTCACGTGCACATCGTCTGCCCACCACACCCCCACTCGGTCCTGCCTGACCTCAGCCCTGCTGTGCCCAGCGTGTACTCGGGTggctttctccctggatgctctgTACATAGCTAGTTTTATAGCCCTGAGTGCCCCCACCCTTCCCCTTAGCACACAGGGGGTTAAAGCTGTGTGTTCCTCCCAGTGGCTGTGACAGTGACCATGACATTCACAGTAAAGAGGAGATTGAATAAGACTGTGGCCTGGCTGCATTGCTGGGGGCGGGgagccacacacacccacattTACATAGACTGCCATACCCTGTGTCACACACACGATGCCGCCAGGACATTGGCCCAGCTTGGACCTCACCCGTATGTACCAGGAGTAAAATACCAGACAGCGTCCTCCAGAGTTCTTGACAGCCCAGCAACAGTGACAGGCCTGTCAGTCCACCACACATGACACAGCTTGGTCCCTGTgtccccacccacccccacaACTGGGACAGACAGAGAGGTCACTGGCACATTGTAAATGTTTATTGAAAGAAATTGAGAACCGCCTCCCCCCTTCACATGCAGGTGGACACCCACTATAGCTCCTGATGGCTTCAAGGACACGCATGCCTTACCACCTCCCCACCAGCCCCTCTGCCAGGCCCAGGGGTGCCTGTGCCCCTGgtgctccctttctctctggagccccactcccagcccaAATGGCAGAGGGGAGGAAAGTGCTGGTCCCAGGGAGGGGGCCCTGGCCTTGAGCCACAGACCCCGGGCAGGAGTGAGGGGTCAGCATGCACTGGTCCTGTCCACCTCTCCAGGCAGACAGTTGGGGGAGGGGTTTCTAATCAGAAGCCCCTGGCTCCATTGGTAGCTCTAACCAGGGCTCCAGAAGCTGGGCTGGCTGCTGACCAGCATGGTACCTGGACAACCTGTCTCTGGacattttccaaaaatgacagacACCACTCCCACCCGGGGGTCGTTCCTGGCCCTCCGTGCAGCCTGTGAGCTGCAGCCTGCGCTCCCTGCCTGGTCTAGAGCCCTGAGCTCCTCACAGTGGCCGGGGCTGATGGAGGAAGCCAGTGGACCCTTCCCATCCAGCAGCTTCAGGTGAACCCCAGATTTTGCCTCTGCCGGCTGAGGTGAAGTGCCATGGGTTCAGCAGCACCAAGGCACCGGGAGGGCTCTGTCCCCGATGCTTCCAAGTGTGTTCTGCCCCCCAAAAGAGCTCAGGTGCTCTCTgagggagcaggaggaggaggagtcctGGCTGGAGAGCAGGTGAGAGACCTGCTCTTGAATGGGCCCTGAAGGGACAGGCTGCCTGGATGCCGTCCTTGCCTTGGGATTCACAGGACAGGGCAGGAGAAAGAAGGGGGTTTTGTCCTGTCTGTCTTCTGCTATCCTTGCAGAGGCCACACGAATCTCTTCCTGCTCTCTCTGCTCTCCTGTTGAGGAGTTGGCTGGGAGTCTACCCTGAGTGCGACTTGCTGTAATGCTCACTGATCTACCTGGGGAGCAGAACAGCTCTCCCCCAACACAGCCACCTTGAAGAGCTGGAGAGGCACAGCTCTGTCCCCTGCTGAGATGCCCAGACTACCCTCTGAGCCTGAAGACCCTGCCAGGTGCAGGGCCTCTGGGAGACAGGCAGGCACCTTCATGCCCAGCACCACCCTGGCCTGAGGACATGGGGCCAGCCTGACCCTGGCTCCTCTGGGCTTCTGGACTTAACTTCAGCCCTGGCCTCTCTGTCCCCCTTCCCTTCAGCTGCTACCTGCCTCCCCCAGGAACTCTGTGCCAAACAAGTCCTCAGAATCGGATTTATTACTGGGCCCTCTCCCTGGGGTCTCCCTTCCCGGGGACTCTGGGTCCAGACAGAGTGAGAGAGGGCACGTGCCCCCAAGAGTGTGGGGCTAGGCCAGCCCAAGCCTGGCACCCAGGCCCACCCCCCTGGTGAGGCCTGTGCCCGCTGAGCCTGGTGGCTGCCCGCACCCAGGTGCCAGTGCCACCCTGCCCGCCCCTAGCTCTTCTTGGCCTCCTGCTCCCGGCGCCGCAGCTTCTCCCGCTGCCTTGCAGCCTTCTCCTGGGCCTTGCGCTCCTTCTCCGCAGCTGCTGCCAGTTCCTTCAACTTCCGCTTCACTAGCGCCCGGTCATGCGAGTTGCTGAGCCCCAGGCTCTGGGGGGAAAATCCCAGGGTGGAGGAGAGCATCCCAGAACCTTCCAGGTTCAGCTCCAGCCAATACAAGCCCAGGGCTTCCTTCTGTCCCAGTGATACACCCTGAAGGGCAGCCTCTGCCTCCTACTGTGACTCGCCCAGGGATCGGAAGCCTCAGTGAGAGTGTGGAATTGGAGTGGTTGGGAGAGATGAGGCTTGAGGTGGGCCTCCCCATCCgtgtcctccctccctccacttGGGGTTTCAGCCTCCACACAACCCTGCCCCACCTGCTGAGGCCCAAAGATGGGGagtgacttgctcaaggtcacagagctggtCGGTGGCCAAGGCCCCTCCCCACtacccctaagcaactcagatgaCAGCTGGAGACAGGCTGGGAACCTTCCAGCAGAGTTCAGAGGCCACTCCGCAAACCGTCCCCATGACACATCACTACCGCTAGCCTCTGAGACTGAGAATGGGGCAGAGCTGACCAGGGGAGAGGCTTGGCTTCCTATGATACTGGAAAACTCAAGTTCCAGAGGTCAGATGACCGTCCCAAAGGGAAAGGTCAGCCTGGAGGCTTGGGCTGGAGCTAGATGATCAAGCTCAAGTGGTGGGCTTGGATTTCCAGCTGGACTGGGGTCCCCTACCAGACCCCTCTAGGACCATGCCTAGAGGTCAGAGGTCACAGCAGTGGCTGGAGAGCGGAaaggcagctcaggaggctgggccGAGGGTCAAAGTAGCATGAGGAGTTCCCCAACCTCAAGGTTGCCTCAAGCTCTGTGTGGTCATGACCTTTGCACTCTGACCTACCTTCAGTTTGCTTCCGTCCAGCTGCAGGAGTTGTGGCCCATCCACTTGCCGGGCCGCAAACTCAGCGGCGTACTGCTCCAGATTGAGGCTATGCAGCCACTGGCCCACCTGCTGGCTGGTCCAGTGCTGGACAGTAGGGAGGGGCTCATCCAGGAACTGGGACAGAGACGAGTAGAATGTGGGGAGAGGCTCGGCCGCAGCCTGCACACTCAGCAGGACTCCAGCCGGCATGGCGGCCAGCCTCACTCACCTCATCTGAAGACTGGGACAACGTGTGGTAGGGGTAGGAACACTTGGCCTCCTGCCGGGGACCACTCGGGATCTTGGGGCTGCTGCTGGGTGGCGTGGAGTCGTCACTCAGGGTGGATTCCTATATGGGAAAGGGTGTGTGCTGATGAGGAAGGGAGCCCCCTGGAGCCCACCACCCTGTCTACATGGAGCTGAAGTCCCGGACTAGGCACCCGAAGTTGCTCAGTGCCCTCTGAGCACAAGCTGGGAGCTGGGCAAACACAGGACATGGTGACTTGTGTGACATGTCATGACCTGGGGCCTTTGAGAGGCAGGCAGCCATCTAGGGGCACAGGGCTAGAACTAAGCCAGACAGAAGAACTGGCAGGAATAGAGGTGTTAGGCTCAGTGCTGCTTCCTACAAGAAGCCCACCAGGACTTCCTCAGGTTGGGTCAGTTGTCCTTGGGACCTGACTCCTGTGTCAACTCGCTGGTAGACGCCCTCACTGGATTATCAGTTCTATAAGGGCCTATGCTGGATCTTGCCCACCACAGTGTCCCCAGGGCTGGGGGTCATGGAGCTTTGCAATGAAATCTGTGCAAGTCAGTGATCAGGTCTCCTCTGTGGGGGCCTTCATTTGTCATCTGTACAATAGAGGAGTGAGCCTGCCTCCACCACCTCACTGTTAAAGCAAAAAGGTGTGCTTGGGGCATGGTGACCTGGAGAGTGCCGATGAACATGAGCACACACTCAGTGTGGCTTCTGTCCCTGGGCTTGCTCCTCCTGCAGGGCTATGAACTCTCAGAGCACCCGGCTGGGGTCCTGTTCACCTCTATATCTCTGAAGCTTCACCCCACAAGCAGGTGGCCCAACTCCTAACAGGGTGTCATGTCAGACCTGAGTCAGGCAGGGGGGTTAGCAGGCAGGGAGACCCCAGGCAGGGTGAACTGCAGGGCCCCAGTGTCAGAGATGCGGGAGGCCATGAATGAGTGAGGCAATGAACTACTGAGACgagtgaatgaattcaggtgacgATAGAGTCATGGAACACACAGTGGCTCTGAGGTGGACAAATGGATTCTAGGAAGGCCTGGATCCCTATCTGACTAGGGTGTAGTATGTCACCTGAATCCAGGGTCCAGTTTGGGGGCAAGAAAGTCCTGGGATTACCTGTGACGCTGACTTCTTGGGACTGAACCCCTCATGTTTAGGGGAGCAGGCAGGAGAAGTGACGTTGCCTGAGGACGCTGAACCCTTGCCGCTGTCTGTGAACCAGGAAAAGGGCAGGAACGGGGAGGCCCCTGACCGGCCAGACCCTTCCACTGACTCCCTgtgaagagagcatccagcatGGGTGTGGACACCAAGGGGAGGCTGGGAGCTGACGGTGGGCACTGTGGGCACCTCTTACCTGCTGCCCATGGACAGGCGGTTGCTGCCCTTCTCCTTCCGGCTCTTGCCAGTGGATGCTCGACGGAGGGTGACCCtgtggggagggcaggggagtggCAGAGCTGCTCTTACCCCAGCAGCTCCAGCTCTGCACCGTGGCCCCTCCTTCACTCACCCCAGGTCCAGAAACTTCCGGCGCGTCTTCTTATCTAGACCGATGGTGGGGCTGGCAGGCTCAGGAGGGCTGGCATCCCGACTGTCATCTTTCGGGGACAGGGGGAGCAAAGAGCCAGTACAGTGGCTTGCCTATCTTCTCTGGTGGGTTGGCATATTCTTGACTTAGATCAGCCACCCTGGCTCTGGTGTCCTTCACTAGCTGTGTGATCTAGGATAAGTCACTTTTTCCTCTGAGATTCTGTCATTTCAAATGTGGGGGTAATAACCTCTGACCATGTCATGGTACCTTTGGGATGCATAGGAAAGACTCTGACAAATCGTAAATCACTTTACAAATTGACAAGGTAGGGACCACtactattttttggggggagtgtaagttctggggatagaactcaggggcactcaaccactgagccacatccccagccctattttgtattttattcagagacagggtctcactgagttgcttactgtcTTGTTTTTTgccgaggctgcctttgaactcgctatcctcctgcctcagcctcccaagcctctgggactaCAGGCGTGTGACATGGCGCCCGGTGGATCACTACTATTTACTGTTAACTTTAGCCTTCCAATCTTGGCTCAAATGTCACTTCCTCAGAGGAGTCTTTGATGATGCTCTCAAATAGGTCAGACACCCTGATAACGGGCACTTCCATCGCCATGCACATTTCCTGCGTAGCAATCATTACACTTTGTAACTGCACATTTAATTAAGGGGTGATTCGATTGTTGCTCCTCTAAACTACACACCCCAGAAGGACAAGGACTGCCTCAATTTTCTCTATTTGTGCCC
This window encodes:
- the Samd14 gene encoding sterile alpha motif domain-containing protein 14 isoform X2 is translated as MRFLVTDGCASPLHRLRSPLHSGPGSPGGGSFCLEPPGLRRSLDEDEPPPSPLTRYRPLHNAASHEGLAAASSSPPRSAPSSDSSPSFIRRHPRAEPHSEDDSRDASPPEPASPTIGLDKKTRRKFLDLGVTLRRASTGKSRKEKGSNRLSMGSRESVEGSGRSGASPFLPFSWFTDSGKGSASSGNVTSPACSPKHEGFSPKKSASQESTLSDDSTPPSSSPKIPSGPRQEAKCSYPYHTLSQSSDEFLDEPLPTVQHWTSQQVGQWLHSLNLEQYAAEFAARQVDGPQLLQLDGSKLKSLGLSNSHDRALVKRKLKELAAAAEKERKAQEKAARQREKLRRREQEAKKS
- the Samd14 gene encoding sterile alpha motif domain-containing protein 14 isoform X1 codes for the protein MASSKLREPADEVFDLDLAVPETARLDSSLHKARAQLLAKGRRHRPSRSRLRDSASSAEDGEGSDGPGGKVTDGCASPLHRLRSPLHSGPGSPGGGSFCLEPPGLRRSLDEDEPPPSPLTRYRPLHNAASHEGLAAASSSPPRSAPSSDSSPSFIRRHPRAEPHSEDDSRDASPPEPASPTIGLDKKTRRKFLDLGVTLRRASTGKSRKEKGSNRLSMGSRESVEGSGRSGASPFLPFSWFTDSGKGSASSGNVTSPACSPKHEGFSPKKSASQESTLSDDSTPPSSSPKIPSGPRQEAKCSYPYHTLSQSSDEFLDEPLPTVQHWTSQQVGQWLHSLNLEQYAAEFAARQVDGPQLLQLDGSKLKSLGLSNSHDRALVKRKLKELAAAAEKERKAQEKAARQREKLRRREQEAKKS
- the Pdk2 gene encoding pyruvate dehydrogenase kinase, isozyme 2; the encoded protein is MRWVRALLKNASLAGAPKYIEHFSKFSPSPLSMKQFLDFGSSNACEKTSFTFLRQELPVRLANIMKEINLLPDRVLSTPSVQLVQSWYVQSLLDIMEFLDKDPEDHRTLHQFTDALVTIRNRHNDVVPTMAQGVLEYKDTYGDDPVSNQNIQYFLDRFYLSRISIRMLINQHTLIFDGSTNPAHPKHIGSIDPNCKVSDVVKDAYDMAKLLCDKYYMASPDLEIQEVNAANSTQPIHMVYVPSHLYHMLFELFKNAMRATVESHESSLVLPPIKVMVALGEEDLSIKMSDRGGGVPLRKIERLFSYMYSTAPTPQPGTGGTPLAGFGYGLPISRLYAKYFQGDLQLFSMEGFGTDAVIYLKALSTDSVERLPVYNKSAWRHYQTIQEAGDWCVPSTEPKNTSTYRVS